In the genome of Myxococcus stipitatus, one region contains:
- a CDS encoding MFS transporter — MDVRAEQAVGEQVGGLSRAVTFLLAVACGLAVANVYYAQPLLDAMAAELGLREATVGVVVTVTQVGYGLGLLLVVPLGDLVERRRLVTLQMSLSVVALGVVALAPTVAVLLTGMAAVGLFAVVTQVLVAFSATLATPAERGRVVGTVTSGVVLGILSARTVAGFVSDFAGWRAVYGVSAVATLAVAVTLFRVLPREQVQRGLSYPQLLRSVLTLFVEERELRVRAVLALLTFASLTTLWTPLVLLLGAPPHSLSHSEVGLFGLAGVAGALAASRAGRLADRGLGNATTTAALVLLLVSWVPIGWAVPSLWALGLGIITLDLAIQALHVTGQSELYAVRPEARSRLVAGYMMFYSLGSGAGSLASTVVFSKWGWTGVSLQGAALSAVALGFWAFSRRR, encoded by the coding sequence GTGGACGTGCGAGCGGAGCAGGCGGTGGGAGAGCAGGTGGGCGGGTTGTCGCGGGCCGTCACCTTCCTGCTCGCGGTGGCGTGCGGGCTGGCGGTGGCCAACGTGTACTACGCGCAGCCGCTGCTGGACGCGATGGCGGCGGAGCTGGGGCTGCGCGAGGCCACGGTGGGCGTCGTCGTGACGGTGACGCAGGTGGGGTACGGCCTGGGGTTGCTGCTGGTGGTGCCGCTCGGAGACCTGGTGGAGCGGCGGCGGCTGGTCACTTTGCAGATGTCGCTGTCGGTGGTGGCGCTCGGGGTGGTGGCGCTGGCGCCCACGGTGGCGGTGCTGCTGACGGGCATGGCGGCGGTGGGGTTGTTCGCCGTCGTGACGCAGGTGCTGGTGGCGTTCTCCGCGACGCTCGCGACGCCCGCGGAGCGGGGCAGGGTGGTCGGCACGGTGACGAGCGGCGTGGTGCTGGGCATCCTCTCCGCGCGCACGGTGGCGGGCTTCGTGTCGGACTTCGCGGGGTGGCGCGCGGTGTACGGCGTCTCCGCGGTGGCGACGCTGGCGGTGGCCGTGACCCTCTTCCGCGTCCTGCCACGAGAGCAGGTGCAGCGCGGGCTGTCCTATCCCCAGCTCCTGCGCTCGGTGCTCACGTTGTTCGTGGAGGAGCGCGAGCTGCGGGTGCGCGCGGTGCTCGCGCTGCTGACGTTCGCTTCGCTCACCACGCTGTGGACGCCGCTGGTGTTGTTGCTCGGGGCTCCGCCGCATTCGCTGTCGCATTCGGAGGTCGGGCTGTTCGGCCTCGCGGGGGTTGCGGGCGCGCTGGCGGCCTCGCGTGCGGGGAGGCTCGCGGACCGAGGGCTGGGGAACGCGACGACCACCGCCGCGCTCGTCCTGCTGCTGGTGTCGTGGGTGCCCATCGGCTGGGCGGTGCCCTCCCTGTGGGCGCTGGGGCTGGGCATCATCACGCTGGACCTGGCCATCCAGGCCCTGCATGTCACGGGGCAGAGCGAGCTGTACGCGGTGCGCCCCGAGGCGCGCAGCCGTCTGGTCGCGGGCTACATGATGTTCTACTCGCTGGGCAGCGGCGCGGGCTCGCTCGCCTCGACGGTGGTCTTCTCGAAGTGGGGCTGGACGGGGGTGAGCCTTCAGGGCGCGGCCTTGTCAGCGGTGGCCCTGGGGTTCTGGGCCTTCTCGCGGAGAAGATGA
- a CDS encoding helix-turn-helix domain-containing protein, which translates to MGKKASQGECPVGRAVDVFGDEWSLLIVRDVFDGLRRFGELQKNLGMAKNILASRLRKLVEHGILEVVPASDGSAFHEYALTPKGRDLFQVIVAMRQWGEEHCFEPHEPHSVLVDTESGRPVPRMELRAKDGRRIDSTEAVVKKVSEQKPRAKR; encoded by the coding sequence ATGGGGAAGAAGGCGAGCCAGGGCGAGTGCCCCGTGGGGCGGGCGGTGGACGTGTTCGGGGATGAGTGGTCGCTGCTCATCGTCCGTGACGTCTTCGACGGCCTGCGCCGCTTCGGCGAGCTCCAGAAGAACCTGGGCATGGCCAAGAACATCCTCGCGTCGCGGCTGCGCAAGCTCGTGGAGCACGGCATCCTGGAGGTGGTGCCCGCCTCCGACGGGAGCGCGTTCCACGAGTACGCCCTGACGCCCAAGGGCCGGGACCTGTTCCAGGTCATCGTCGCGATGAGGCAGTGGGGAGAGGAGCACTGCTTCGAGCCTCACGAGCCCCACTCCGTCCTCGTGGACACCGAGAGCGGACGCCCCGTCCCCCGGATGGAGCTGCGCGCGAAGGACGGTCGGCGCATCGACTCCACGGAGGCCGTGGTGAAGAAGGTCTCCGAGCAGAAGCCCCGTGCGAAGCGGTGA
- a CDS encoding sulfotransferase domain-containing protein, giving the protein MARAEALRNPPSPRLPDSIQKILALPAQDGRVFAPADIRVEPSDVFVASFPKCGTTWMQQIVHGLRTGGSMDFEEISLVIPWLEFPRLSGVDLGGPQVASPRAFKSHLRWEVIPKGGRYLYITRAPADALVSFYHFLEGWMFEPGACSVQDIYEGVFLNDLLFGNYWAHLRSWWQVRERDDVLLMTYEDLIEDLAGSVRRIGAFMGLDVDDALAAKVTHQASFAFMHAHQGQFDDHPTTVALNALAGLPLEVRTTKVRTGRVGDSARLPASIHAALDAAWKEDIEGPLGIPSYDRLRQLLNESLDCASD; this is encoded by the coding sequence ATGGCCCGCGCAGAAGCCCTTCGCAATCCGCCGTCACCTCGCCTGCCCGACTCCATCCAGAAGATCCTGGCCCTGCCCGCGCAAGACGGACGCGTCTTCGCCCCCGCCGATATCCGCGTGGAGCCGAGCGACGTCTTCGTCGCGTCGTTCCCCAAGTGCGGCACGACGTGGATGCAGCAGATCGTCCACGGGCTGCGCACGGGCGGCTCCATGGACTTCGAGGAAATCTCCCTCGTCATCCCGTGGCTGGAGTTTCCGCGGCTCTCGGGCGTCGACCTGGGAGGCCCCCAGGTCGCGAGTCCCCGCGCCTTCAAGTCCCACCTGCGCTGGGAGGTGATTCCCAAGGGCGGCCGGTATCTCTACATCACGCGCGCGCCGGCGGATGCGCTCGTGTCCTTCTACCACTTCCTCGAGGGCTGGATGTTCGAGCCCGGCGCATGCAGCGTGCAGGACATCTACGAGGGCGTCTTCTTGAACGACCTGCTCTTCGGAAACTACTGGGCGCACCTGCGCTCCTGGTGGCAGGTGCGCGAGCGCGACGACGTGCTGCTCATGACGTACGAGGACCTGATCGAGGACCTGGCGGGCTCCGTCCGCCGCATCGGCGCATTCATGGGGCTGGACGTGGATGACGCCCTGGCCGCGAAGGTGACGCATCAGGCCTCCTTCGCGTTCATGCACGCGCACCAGGGCCAGTTCGATGACCACCCCACGACGGTGGCCCTCAACGCGCTCGCCGGACTGCCCCTCGAGGTCCGCACCACCAAGGTCCGCACCGGCCGCGTCGGTGATTCGGCGCGCCTGCCCGCCTCCATCCACGCGGCGCTCGATGCCGCGTGGAAAGAGGACATCGAAGGTCCGCTCGGCATCCCCAGCTATGACCGGCTGAGGCAGCTGCTGAACGAGTCCCTCGACTGTGCCAGCGACTAG
- a CDS encoding OsmC family protein, whose amino-acid sequence MEGFPLRLKWRGSTAGEYSRDAAAGADGKPDLLLSAGTGYGGDGARWNPEDLLGASLAQCHLLTFLALAKKLRLDVRDYDDSVTVILEAVDKVKRVTKVRLAPVIRVAPGTEVEKVREMFFKAHKYCFIGQSITAEVVMEPTIEVLPA is encoded by the coding sequence GTGGAAGGGTTTCCATTGCGGCTCAAGTGGCGAGGCTCCACCGCGGGCGAGTACAGCCGCGACGCGGCGGCGGGCGCGGACGGCAAGCCGGACCTGCTGTTGAGCGCGGGGACGGGGTACGGCGGGGATGGCGCGCGCTGGAATCCGGAGGACCTGCTGGGCGCCTCGCTGGCGCAGTGCCACCTGCTGACGTTCCTGGCGCTGGCGAAGAAGCTGCGGCTGGACGTGCGTGACTACGACGACTCGGTGACGGTGATTCTCGAGGCGGTGGACAAGGTGAAGCGGGTGACGAAGGTCCGCCTGGCGCCCGTCATCCGCGTGGCGCCGGGGACGGAGGTGGAGAAGGTGCGCGAGATGTTCTTCAAGGCGCACAAGTACTGCTTCATCGGGCAGAGCATCACCGCCGAAGTGGTGATGGAGCCGACCATCGAAGTGCTGCCGGCCTAG
- a CDS encoding cobalamin-binding protein, translating into MNVHLTELLSSAPPYPRRVVCMTEETTEVLYRIGAGELVVGVSGFTVRPPEARKKPRVSSFLDANFERILELKPDLVLGFSDLQADLGRELCKRGVPVYLFNQRSLAEILQTVRLIGALVGRAEAAETLADELTANLERHSDAAQSLPRRPRIFFEEWHEPLISGIRWCSELVEVVGGEDICRESRASQGAKGRIFEPEEVARRDPEGVIASWCGRKAKRDKIASRPGWAQVRAVVDDQLYEVKSSLILQPGPAALSDGVEKLARIVAAIARGEKLPVPKGADLRGA; encoded by the coding sequence ATGAACGTCCACCTGACCGAGTTGCTTTCCTCCGCGCCACCGTACCCCCGCCGGGTGGTGTGCATGACGGAGGAGACGACGGAGGTGCTCTACCGCATCGGGGCGGGGGAGCTGGTGGTGGGGGTGTCGGGCTTCACGGTGCGGCCGCCCGAAGCGCGCAAGAAGCCTCGCGTGTCATCGTTCCTGGACGCGAACTTCGAGCGCATCCTGGAGCTGAAGCCGGATCTGGTCCTGGGCTTCTCCGACCTGCAGGCGGACCTGGGCCGCGAGCTGTGCAAGCGGGGCGTGCCCGTGTACCTGTTCAACCAGCGCTCGCTGGCGGAAATCCTCCAGACGGTGCGGTTGATTGGGGCGCTGGTGGGGCGCGCGGAGGCGGCGGAGACGCTGGCCGACGAGCTGACGGCGAACCTGGAGCGGCACTCGGACGCGGCGCAGTCGCTGCCGCGCAGGCCGCGCATCTTCTTCGAGGAGTGGCATGAGCCGCTCATCTCCGGCATCCGCTGGTGCTCGGAGCTGGTGGAGGTGGTGGGCGGCGAGGACATCTGCCGGGAGTCGCGCGCCTCGCAGGGGGCCAAGGGCCGCATCTTCGAGCCGGAGGAGGTCGCGCGCCGGGACCCGGAGGGCGTCATCGCGAGCTGGTGTGGGCGCAAGGCGAAGCGGGACAAGATTGCGTCGAGGCCGGGCTGGGCCCAGGTGCGGGCGGTGGTGGACGACCAGCTCTACGAGGTGAAGAGCAGCCTCATCCTCCAGCCGGGGCCCGCGGCGCTGTCCGACGGCGTGGAGAAGCTGGCGCGCATCGTCGCGGCGATTGCGCGAGGCGAGAAGCTGCCGGTGCCCAAGGGCGCCGACTTGCGTGGCGCCTGA
- a CDS encoding serine/threonine-protein kinase has protein sequence MIESNAPTNGAPPEMVDPLLGRVLNERFRILETLGAGGMGRVYKAVQAPLDRLVALKVLNPHYNDEGKDPGFQKRFFLEASVTAKLRHPNTVTVIDYGKTEDGIYYIAMEYLDGLTLSQLLTQVGPLPWARALNITQQVARSLREAHKVGLIHRDLKPANVMVLNQETDHDIVKVLDFGLVKSFIGEADMQDTSLTQAGIILGSPQYMAPEQARNIADPRSDVYSMGVVLYQMLMGQPPFLAAQSIDVIVKHINEPPPAFGAIWPEHGCPAEVEALVMKCLAKQPADRYQSMDHVLEAMRRIAHAVGVSGVFSGPRLTGTGSGPRSGPINGPMASGARSGPSTMALDIAVEEPAPKPARRVWPLALVGGVLLVGGGGAALLATRSSEPPPVATAPAASAQNPARPAPADSEAPEAPTKAPPPATALGSDGDELALAPLVPTSGPTVRFVIDSEPGGARVRYRGKDLGTTPVNLKVPQEEDGTARAELTFTLEGYQPATVTAVGSGSEKSFLQKLKKKSSPRPTRPASDSNDKFKDNPY, from the coding sequence ATGATCGAAAGCAACGCCCCGACGAATGGCGCCCCACCCGAGATGGTGGACCCGCTCTTGGGCCGGGTCCTCAACGAACGCTTCCGCATCCTGGAGACCCTGGGTGCCGGAGGCATGGGCCGCGTCTACAAGGCCGTGCAGGCACCGCTGGACCGTCTCGTCGCGCTGAAGGTCCTCAACCCCCACTACAACGACGAGGGCAAGGACCCGGGCTTCCAGAAGCGCTTCTTCCTGGAGGCCAGCGTCACCGCGAAGCTGCGCCACCCCAACACCGTCACCGTCATCGACTACGGCAAGACGGAGGACGGCATCTACTACATCGCGATGGAGTACCTGGACGGGCTCACGCTCAGCCAGCTGCTCACGCAGGTGGGGCCGCTGCCGTGGGCGCGCGCGCTCAACATCACGCAGCAGGTGGCGCGCTCCCTGCGCGAGGCGCACAAGGTCGGCCTCATCCACCGCGACCTCAAGCCCGCCAACGTCATGGTCCTCAACCAGGAGACGGACCACGACATCGTCAAGGTGCTCGACTTCGGCCTGGTGAAGTCCTTCATCGGCGAAGCCGACATGCAGGACACGTCGCTCACCCAGGCCGGCATCATCCTGGGCTCGCCGCAGTACATGGCGCCGGAGCAGGCGCGCAACATCGCCGACCCGCGCAGCGACGTGTACAGCATGGGCGTGGTGCTCTATCAGATGCTGATGGGCCAGCCGCCCTTCCTCGCCGCGCAGAGCATCGACGTCATCGTCAAGCACATCAACGAGCCGCCCCCCGCCTTCGGCGCCATCTGGCCCGAGCACGGCTGCCCCGCGGAAGTCGAAGCGCTGGTGATGAAGTGCCTGGCGAAGCAGCCCGCCGACCGCTACCAGTCCATGGACCATGTGCTGGAGGCCATGCGCCGCATCGCGCATGCCGTGGGCGTCAGCGGCGTCTTCAGCGGTCCGCGCCTGACGGGCACCGGCAGTGGCCCGCGCAGCGGCCCCATCAACGGCCCCATGGCCTCTGGCGCGCGCTCCGGCCCCAGCACCATGGCGCTGGACATCGCCGTCGAGGAGCCCGCCCCGAAGCCCGCGCGCCGCGTCTGGCCGCTGGCCCTCGTCGGTGGCGTGCTGCTCGTGGGGGGCGGTGGAGCGGCGCTGCTCGCCACCCGGTCCTCCGAGCCCCCGCCCGTGGCCACGGCCCCGGCGGCCTCCGCGCAGAACCCGGCGCGGCCCGCGCCCGCGGACTCCGAAGCCCCCGAGGCCCCCACCAAGGCCCCGCCGCCCGCGACCGCGCTGGGCTCCGATGGCGACGAGCTGGCGCTGGCGCCGCTCGTGCCGACCAGCGGCCCCACCGTGCGGTTCGTCATCGACAGCGAGCCGGGTGGCGCGCGCGTGCGCTATCGCGGCAAGGACCTGGGCACCACGCCCGTGAACCTCAAGGTGCCGCAGGAGGAGGATGGCACCGCTCGCGCGGAGCTGACCTTCACGCTGGAGGGCTACCAGCCCGCCACGGTGACGGCGGTCGGCTCCGGCAGCGAGAAGTCCTTCCTCCAGAAGCTCAAGAAGAAGTCGAGTCCTCGGCCCACGCGGCCTGCTTCTGACTCGAACGACAAATTCAAGGACAACCCCTACTAG
- a CDS encoding TonB-dependent receptor domain-containing protein, translating into MKHSKALHRVGLLALCLCASQALADARLEARRHFRNGMSLIAKKEYDEGVAELEQAYAIKPHPNVLYNIARAYQDAGRTEKALDAYRRYMASSPADAASVEATVAALEEKQRALEAAAAPDDKSSLPMPPPPASVQSQQQLATLLERLEKAIERAESVPASGSAAPSTYVPSALPQLGESASADEGLVPYEERVVTASRRAQSSLEAPNATTVITAEDIRLSGAQTLPELLRRVPGADVMSLGVGSANVSLRGFNQRIANKVLVLVDGRTEYQDFLGLTLWSAIPIGLDEIERIEVIRGPGSALYGANAMLGVINIITQAPGSGPRARFNVTGGTGNSVAGSFLSHGNAGALRYRASVAYSQADKFSRDYGSNRPDIVLRDPDPDIGVRGARGTLSAVYTFSEDKQVGLSGGAYRFNTEIYPLGLLRNYYMDGLTAYAKGDVELGPLKLKTFWNHISGNAGPQYEPIGQRSLALELSSNLFNAELLFARSFQLAGEHQLNVGVEGRLKRVAWNYLGALREEIHAAAFVQDEWRLAEPLSLVASYRVDRHPLLDNGTPGLAHSPRVSALFRPWEGHAFRISAASAFREPTFLESYTRLLVPVQGVPGASGLTTGNTSLRPERLTAFELGWRGEFAEVGMDWDVALYQNRVKDLIALSNFERLPPGESYDPATGNYLIGRSRFVNEDSIYTARGAEAGITLAPIDGLGVKASFAFQTISSDLEDKEECGPCSQAPQLKLFGGVTYRTQTDLEFGVDVAFTSSTTWIEREPTASDPTRIELNSNPLGAYTIINARVGYTAVKDVVEVALTGSQLGGAHSQHPFGNRIERRVYATLTVTP; encoded by the coding sequence GTGAAACACTCCAAAGCCCTTCATCGAGTGGGCCTGCTGGCGCTGTGTCTGTGCGCATCGCAGGCCCTGGCGGACGCGCGTCTCGAAGCCCGTCGTCACTTCCGCAACGGCATGAGCCTCATCGCGAAGAAGGAATACGATGAGGGCGTCGCCGAGCTGGAACAGGCCTACGCCATCAAGCCGCACCCCAACGTCCTCTACAACATCGCCCGCGCCTACCAGGACGCGGGGCGGACGGAGAAGGCGCTGGATGCGTACCGGCGCTACATGGCCAGCAGCCCCGCGGACGCGGCCTCCGTCGAGGCCACCGTCGCGGCGCTGGAGGAGAAGCAGCGCGCGCTGGAGGCCGCCGCCGCTCCCGACGACAAGTCCTCGCTGCCCATGCCGCCCCCGCCGGCCAGCGTCCAGTCGCAGCAGCAGCTGGCCACGCTCCTGGAGCGGCTGGAGAAGGCCATCGAGCGCGCGGAGTCCGTGCCCGCCTCGGGCAGCGCCGCGCCCTCCACGTACGTGCCCAGCGCGCTGCCCCAGCTCGGCGAGTCCGCCAGCGCCGACGAGGGCCTGGTGCCCTACGAAGAGCGCGTCGTGACGGCGAGCCGTCGCGCCCAGTCCTCGCTGGAAGCGCCCAACGCCACCACCGTCATCACCGCAGAAGACATCCGCCTGTCGGGCGCGCAGACGCTGCCGGAGCTGCTGCGGCGCGTGCCTGGCGCGGACGTCATGTCGCTGGGTGTCGGCAGCGCCAACGTGTCGCTGCGCGGCTTCAACCAGCGCATCGCCAACAAGGTGCTCGTGCTGGTGGACGGCCGCACCGAGTACCAGGACTTCCTCGGCCTGACGCTGTGGTCCGCCATCCCCATCGGGCTGGATGAAATCGAGCGCATCGAGGTCATCCGCGGCCCGGGCAGCGCGCTGTACGGCGCCAACGCCATGCTGGGCGTCATCAACATCATCACCCAGGCTCCGGGCTCCGGCCCCCGCGCGCGCTTCAACGTCACCGGTGGCACCGGCAACAGCGTGGCGGGCTCGTTCCTCAGCCACGGCAACGCGGGCGCGCTGCGCTACCGCGCGTCGGTGGCGTACTCGCAGGCGGACAAGTTCAGCCGCGACTACGGCAGCAACCGCCCGGACATCGTGCTCAGGGACCCGGACCCGGACATCGGCGTGCGCGGCGCGCGCGGCACGCTGTCCGCCGTCTACACCTTCTCCGAGGACAAGCAGGTGGGCCTGTCCGGCGGGGCGTACCGCTTCAACACGGAAATCTATCCGCTGGGCCTGCTGCGCAACTACTACATGGACGGCCTCACCGCGTACGCCAAGGGCGACGTGGAGCTGGGCCCCCTCAAGCTGAAGACGTTCTGGAACCACATCTCCGGCAACGCCGGGCCGCAGTACGAGCCCATCGGTCAGCGCTCGCTGGCGCTGGAGTTGAGCTCCAACCTCTTCAACGCGGAGCTGCTCTTCGCGCGCTCGTTCCAGCTGGCGGGTGAGCACCAGCTCAACGTGGGCGTGGAGGGCCGCCTCAAGCGCGTGGCCTGGAACTACCTGGGCGCGCTGCGCGAGGAGATTCACGCCGCCGCCTTCGTGCAGGACGAGTGGCGTCTGGCCGAGCCCCTCAGCCTGGTGGCCAGCTACCGCGTGGACCGGCACCCGCTGCTCGACAACGGCACGCCGGGCCTGGCGCACTCGCCTCGCGTGTCCGCGCTGTTCCGTCCGTGGGAAGGCCACGCGTTCCGCATCAGCGCGGCCTCCGCCTTCCGCGAGCCCACCTTCCTGGAGAGCTACACGCGCCTGCTCGTCCCCGTGCAGGGCGTCCCCGGCGCCAGCGGATTGACCACCGGCAACACGTCGCTGCGCCCCGAGCGCCTCACCGCCTTCGAGCTCGGCTGGCGCGGCGAATTCGCCGAGGTCGGCATGGACTGGGATGTGGCCCTCTACCAGAACCGGGTGAAGGACCTCATCGCCCTGTCCAACTTCGAGCGCCTGCCGCCGGGTGAGTCGTACGACCCGGCCACCGGCAACTACCTCATCGGCCGCTCGCGCTTCGTGAACGAGGACTCCATCTACACCGCGCGCGGCGCGGAGGCCGGCATCACCCTGGCCCCCATCGACGGCCTGGGCGTCAAGGCCAGCTTCGCCTTCCAGACCATCTCCTCCGACCTGGAGGACAAGGAGGAGTGCGGCCCGTGCAGCCAGGCGCCGCAGCTCAAGCTCTTCGGCGGCGTCACCTACCGCACGCAGACCGACCTGGAGTTCGGCGTGGACGTGGCCTTCACCTCCTCCACCACGTGGATCGAGCGTGAGCCCACGGCCTCGGACCCCACCCGCATCGAGCTCAACTCCAACCCGCTGGGCGCCTACACCATCATCAACGCGCGCGTGGGCTACACGGCCGTGAAGGACGTGGTGGAGGTCGCGCTGACGGGCAGCCAGCTGGGCGGTGCCCACTCTCAACATCCCTTTGGCAACCGCATCGAGCGGCGCGTCTACGCGACGCTGACGGTGACTCCATGA
- a CDS encoding response regulator — protein MKAGTLPSPEPVPNRTTTDPARPVGSRPAAGTAGQRVLLVDDSRSIRTLLKIYLMARNFEFLEAESAEEGLKVAEAESIDLILTDFHMDGMNGADFAAQIRANTNPKLAKVPILMMTGDPNVAEVRALGQKAGISAFVRKPVSCAQLMTLVDTILPLPRK, from the coding sequence ATGAAGGCCGGCACCCTTCCCTCCCCAGAGCCCGTCCCCAACCGCACCACGACGGACCCGGCGCGCCCTGTGGGAAGCCGGCCGGCGGCGGGCACCGCGGGTCAGCGGGTCCTGCTGGTGGACGACAGCCGCTCCATCCGGACGCTGCTGAAAATCTACCTCATGGCTCGCAACTTCGAGTTCCTCGAGGCGGAATCCGCCGAGGAGGGCCTGAAGGTGGCCGAGGCGGAGAGCATCGACCTCATTCTCACCGACTTCCACATGGACGGGATGAACGGGGCCGACTTCGCCGCGCAGATTCGGGCCAACACCAACCCGAAGCTGGCCAAGGTCCCCATCCTCATGATGACGGGTGACCCGAACGTGGCGGAGGTCCGCGCCCTGGGTCAGAAGGCCGGCATCAGCGCCTTCGTCCGCAAGCCGGTGAGCTGCGCGCAGCTCATGACGCTCGTGGACACCATCCTCCCGCTGCCGCGTAAGTAG
- a CDS encoding protein-methionine-sulfoxide reductase heme-binding subunit MsrQ, whose translation MASAPHPWLNPAVTVGGLVPLVSLAVQGPLGGLGSNAIEAALNYTGLSALVLLVASLACTPLRFVTGWTWPARVRRTLGLLAFTYASAHALTYVVLDQGLSGSALLESLGERPFIFVGFAALMAMVPLAVTSTNAWVRRLGFPRWQRLHRLAYVAGVLGVVHFAWRVKKDLTEPMLYGAVLAVLFALRVGEAMRKRRARAAAAARNPA comes from the coding sequence ATGGCCTCCGCTCCCCACCCCTGGCTCAATCCCGCTGTCACCGTGGGCGGCCTCGTGCCGCTGGTGTCCTTGGCCGTGCAGGGGCCTCTCGGCGGGCTGGGCTCCAACGCCATCGAGGCCGCGCTCAACTACACGGGCCTCAGCGCGCTGGTGCTGCTGGTGGCGTCGCTGGCGTGTACGCCGCTGCGCTTCGTCACCGGGTGGACGTGGCCCGCGCGCGTGCGGCGCACGCTGGGACTGCTCGCCTTCACGTATGCGTCCGCGCACGCCCTCACGTATGTCGTGCTGGACCAGGGCCTCTCCGGGTCCGCGCTGCTGGAGTCGCTGGGCGAGCGGCCGTTCATCTTCGTGGGCTTCGCCGCGCTGATGGCGATGGTGCCGCTGGCCGTCACCTCGACGAACGCGTGGGTGCGGCGCCTGGGCTTTCCCCGCTGGCAGCGCCTGCACCGGCTGGCCTACGTGGCCGGGGTGCTGGGCGTGGTGCACTTCGCGTGGCGCGTGAAGAAGGACCTCACCGAGCCCATGCTCTACGGCGCGGTGCTGGCCGTGCTGTTCGCCTTGCGGGTGGGGGAGGCGATGCGAAAACGCCGGGCCCGCGCCGCTGCGGCGGCCCGGAACCCGGCGTGA
- the msrP gene encoding protein-methionine-sulfoxide reductase catalytic subunit MsrP yields the protein MRDDKPPGSDITPESLYLRRRELLKNAGLFLGTAAGVAGGLLLLTGRRLGSSKSDVPDAGAVAQPVVKAAGEFDTLEPRTPYEDVTTYNNFYELGLDKADPARLAHLLKPRPWTVTLDGEVHEPRTVDIDQLLSWFPPEERVYRMRCVEGWSMVIPWMGFPLAALLAKVKPTSHARYVSFTTLMDPEQLPGQKRAVLDWPYTEGLRLDEALHPLTFMAMGLYGRQLPAQNGAPLRLVVPWKYGFKGGKSIVRISLTRTQPFTTWNLAAPEEYGFYANVNPAVPHPRWSQATERRIGDLGRRPTLPFNGYAEQVAHLYAGMDLRKNY from the coding sequence ATGCGCGACGACAAGCCGCCTGGCTCCGACATCACCCCCGAGTCGCTCTACCTGCGCCGCCGCGAGCTGCTGAAGAACGCGGGCCTCTTCCTCGGCACGGCCGCGGGTGTCGCGGGGGGACTGCTGCTGCTGACGGGCAGGCGCCTGGGCTCCAGCAAGAGCGACGTGCCCGACGCGGGCGCGGTGGCCCAGCCGGTGGTGAAGGCCGCGGGTGAGTTCGACACCCTCGAGCCGCGCACGCCGTACGAAGATGTCACCACGTACAACAACTTCTACGAGCTGGGCCTGGACAAGGCAGACCCGGCGCGGCTCGCGCACCTGCTGAAGCCGCGGCCGTGGACCGTCACGCTCGACGGCGAGGTCCACGAGCCTCGGACGGTGGACATCGACCAGCTCCTGTCGTGGTTCCCTCCCGAGGAGCGCGTCTACCGGATGCGCTGCGTGGAGGGCTGGTCCATGGTGATTCCGTGGATGGGCTTCCCCCTGGCCGCGCTCCTCGCGAAGGTGAAGCCCACCAGCCACGCGCGCTACGTGTCCTTCACCACGCTGATGGACCCCGAGCAGCTTCCCGGACAGAAGCGCGCGGTGCTGGACTGGCCGTACACGGAAGGGCTGCGGCTGGACGAGGCGCTGCACCCGCTCACGTTCATGGCCATGGGCCTCTACGGCCGGCAGCTCCCGGCGCAGAACGGCGCGCCGCTGCGGCTCGTCGTCCCCTGGAAGTACGGCTTCAAGGGCGGCAAGTCCATCGTCCGCATCTCCCTGACGCGCACGCAGCCCTTCACGACGTGGAACCTGGCGGCGCCGGAGGAGTACGGCTTCTACGCCAACGTGAATCCCGCCGTGCCGCACCCGCGCTGGAGCCAGGCCACGGAGCGGCGCATCGGCGACCTGGGGCGCAGGCCCACGCTGCCCTTCAACGGCTACGCGGAGCAGGTGGCGCACCTTTACGCGGGCATGGACTTGCGGAAGAACTACTGA